One genomic window of Ornithorhynchus anatinus isolate Pmale09 chromosome 12, mOrnAna1.pri.v4, whole genome shotgun sequence includes the following:
- the LOC114815445 gene encoding uncharacterized protein LOC114815445, producing the protein MERTPQISPGARVLPQNGACDANPSYPWGVTIRVTIRRVSKKDPQGPSVDECQWPPASSQAHPCREESKPEQMSSPPPFGAGNERKHWMAALDRSQLTGRDLLDYRGDAGRAAGREDGRPGRVDAALTLFLTSTGSGIPNHQSKERKPKKGLGGRSRCFAKTAGVEMPRPGSYRKTKFASRTEKEERSPGPAPRGRFQLRYRKLDGRKDRGPGEQLSPNQGL; encoded by the exons ATGGAGCGGACGCCTCAGATATCACCCGGAGCCCGGGTTCTTCCCCAAAATGGGGCCTGCGACGCCAACCCATCGTACCCGTGGGGGGTGACGATACGCGTGACGATTC GAAGAGTTTCCAAAAAGGACCCCCAAGGACCCTCCGTGGACGAGTGTCAGtggccgcccgcctcctcccaagcccaccctTGTCGGGAGGAATCAAAGCCAGAACAGATGTCCTCTCCCCCGCCGTTCGGAGCAGGAAATGAAA GGAAGCACTGGATGGCGGCTCTGGATCGAAGTCAGCTGACCGGCCGGGACCTGCTCGACTACCGGGGCGACGCCGGACGGGCCGCGGGCCGAGAGGACGGGAGACCGGGCCGCGTCGACGCGGCCTTGACCCTTTTCCTGACGTCGACCGGCTCCGG GATTCCGAATCATCAGTCGAAAGAAAGGAAACCTAAAAAAG GGCTTGGCGGTCGCTCCCGTTGTTTCGCAAAGACAGCCGGGGTTGAGATGCCTCGGCCGGGAAGCTACCGCAAGACGAAGTTTGCCAGcaggacagagaaggaggagagaagccccggccccgccccacggGGCAGATTTCAACTCCGCTACCGAAAATTAGACGGCAGGAAGGATCGTGGTCCCGGGGAACAGCTTTCTCCCAACCAGGGCCTCTAA